The Megalobrama amblycephala isolate DHTTF-2021 linkage group LG16, ASM1881202v1, whole genome shotgun sequence genome includes the window ACAAGACATGATAAAAACTTGCATCTCGGCAATTGAAAGCCGGCTCATACACACACTAAGTGTTTAATCCTGTTCCTGAAGATCCCAGAGATCTTCCTCCAATCCTGCAAGGACGGATCACCCCAACATTTGTGTTCTCATCTAATGATAGAAATCTAatcatacatttaataaaacaacagtAAATGAGCTGTGAGCGGTCTATGTGAGAGTGTTTACTTGAGCAACTCCTGTAACTGTAATGGCGACTCCCTCCGCTGTCTCCACGTCTTCACACTTAGGCTGTAGTGTCATAATCTCTAGTGTAATTCTGGGGGCAAAAAAGAATGCCAGAAGTTAAACACAACAAGTACAACTAAACTATGCCTAAGGCAAGAAAAACCTGTTTTTCCAAAGCTTGTTAGCATTGCAGAATTCAAAAAATGGGACAAAAGTGTCAAGGACAATAGCAGTGACTGACAGGAAGTACTGTATGCAATCAGAGAGATGTTCAAGGTGAAAGCATGAAACAAATGCTGCGGCTCAATAGAAAAGCATCAGATCAGCTCATAAATCAACTAATACAGCTGATCATGGAAATTTAAGATGTGAACCGAAATAGTACCATATCAATATCTGAATGACAGAATATCTCAAGTGATCTCTGAAAACCTCTGTACAGCATGCACAGCCAAACTGGTTTGACAAACACACCTGACCAGGTGTGGCTTTTAGTTTTCTAAGGTCAGGCATTATAATTATAACTAAACAACGATTGAGTGTTGTTAAGGTGAACTTTGATGGCATTTACTGCACCACACAGTGAAATGTGATCCTCATTTATTTAACTGTTGTTACCTCTGAGTGTCTGATATAAGCCACCATGCCCACGCCCAGCCTCCCACCACATACGTCTTGTCATCTGACCCACAACAGGCACCTAGATGAGAGCAAAAAACATGTGATTGCAGTGATAATCTCAACAGACATAGTCAAACATTACAAGGATATGATCTAATGAACTGAGTTCAATGGTGATTCAAACATGAAGCGAACTAGAAGATGCTAAGATGTCCACCcttagaaaaaaagtcataccatgaatattactattatttattacaCATTACATATTTATGTACAATGGCAGGGGTCTTCAAACTGGGGTTCAAGGAaacaatgtaaataaataagtaaataaataaactaaataataaaataaatgaaaaatatataaaaaaatgaattaaaggtgcagtatgtaagatttctgtctgctagaggcctattcaaaacaaaggcgtggCTTGATGACGCTAaatttgagcgcggaatcttgggacatgtggtctttacctcacagccggtggaaataaTCGGGATaagactcgggaagaaatcatgttcatggatgcgattattaacgttactgtagtatgaagcagagcaggaccgagtgttgtgggagctgaacgaggccactggagcgattgcgcaacacacgcctcacgagcagcggaacttttattatgacacagtcgccggcgctgcttcagcttttccagtcatgaatgtgaggtaacgcagctctgtttatcatattagatacattcgagtgtgttgaaaatgttataacgttactctgtgcgttcgctcggcggctgctgtgagacacttgtttgagacacactgcagtaagatagatcgattttagaatatcatattaaatactggatggcttgtgttgataaatggcatgcatttaattttaaaacatattgtatgatggagaaattTCTgaattactgttaataaaaataaagctgcatctgattatgctatgttagctgcttgacaaaatagtgtttttctctgaggcatggtacagcatggtactcgcaaaaaaaaaatcaagaaaattagatttaaacaataagactaaacgtgttgagctatataacaataattagttttctgtctataaatatatcaaaacagttgttccattgtctattaaaacgtataaatattaaagcgtctgtggtgtttccatggtttctacaaaataaagccAAGGATAACGCGGATATGATGGCACATGTCCCGGaaccttggttaaaattgcaattttctcaagatttacaaatagttggaaacatttgagatattgtaagtactcaagtgaacaaaatatataacactagtggtttttggatattttactgcaaaaatcttacatattgcacctttaaataaaaaacacattaaacagtaTAATACTATAGTGAGAAGGGAAAACAACTTgataatgtaacaaaataacaataactaaatattttctaaataatattttatgcatatttataCTATTAATTTGTTGCAGTATAAATTTGGTCTTATAAGCGGCTCTAGCACCTGAAAGATCGTATTTTGGAGTTCTGAGATATATAAAAAATTGAAAACCCCTGTACTATGGTATTAACATGGTACTCCAAGGTACTTACACTAGACCATAGTACAAAAACATACTGAAGTACTACATGGGACATGTACAGTACCATGGTGGTCCTACAGTATCTTTAGAAGTACCATGTACATACCATACTATCATAGTATAATTAgtataaatgaatgttattataaaatattaataattattaataaaaaataaatcactgtTAGAGTGTAACGGGATGCACCTAGCATAATGTAATTTGCATAATGGGAATTACTTGTAAATACTGAATTTCATAAATGAATATGTTTATGTTTCAATTTATCCTAAATATTAGAAGTTAAAAACGACTAAAATAGTTATGAATGGCTCTCACGTAACGTTAAATGCGGAAGAGCTGAGCTAACATAGCTGTAGCTAGCTAATACACGACTGGATGATATTATTAACCACACAATTCATAACACATGCAAAGGCAAACATTGAAATACACACTTCACTAAACAATTAATgcaataattgtttaaaaataataaggTCTTAATATTACAAGCTATCGTAAACACAGATTATCACGATACCTGACACAACGAGCGCTTCATTTGGTCCAACAGTCAGGCAGCAACCCATACTTGCATTTAATACCGATCTATAATCCTTTTCCTAAATGTTTAATAAAGCGTTTATTTAGCAGCTTTTTGACTCGTAAACTGAATAGATCCCCACCCTAGTGAGAGAATAAATGTTTGTCAACACAAGCGACCCTGCCCACCactggaaggaaggaagggagaGGGACGTGATACTGTATGGGTGTGTGCTAAAGCTAGCGAGCTCCCTACCTAGACAGCACTTTTGAGCGTTCGAACGCGTTCGAAATGCTGTCTAGAGAGGGAGCTCAACTGGGTTTTGGAACACAGGCTCCGTGTTGTCATGATTACTGTAAATGCTGCTGACTATATCCATGTCTAATCTATACGTGAGCTAAATTGACATATTTTGTGAACTGCAGATGTTTTATTAGGTCCTAAATGTTTATTCCCAGATTGTCTCCATTCATTCCTGAAGGATAtactttctttattttacaattaagACGAAGGGTCTTAATTGTAAGAGCTGAAATACTTTCTATAAAacttactataaaactataaaacttTCTATAATACTTACTATAAAAGAAAGACCTGAAATACTTTCGTTTACAGTGGTGGTCTCATGGTATACCgtatcataatataatataaacattttaattaggATAAAATGTGATCTAGTATAGTTCCCATTCAGTAGGTGGCGCGTTGAGCCCGAGTTACCGTCGCGTGTTCTCGACCTCAGCGAGGAAGACACGTGGGAAAAGCTTACTGCGCATGCGCGGATATAGGCTGCAGTGGGCACTGGGCAGCAGCAGTGACTAGACAAGCGCTTTATCGACACAAGTAGAGCACAGGTGCCGAATAACCCAGCGAAATGCTCTTTTAAACAATCGCACGTCTCATCCCGAAGCCAGAGAGTAAGTTTTGCTTTCAACACATTCCATCTGGTCATTTTAATGCGGTTTTAAGAAGCTGTGAGATGAAAGCCGGGCAGTGGCTCGCACAAAGAAGACACAGGCTATATGCTAGTGGCAGTAGCAAGTGTAGATAGAGGCAGAGGAGTCCAAGATCTCACTCTGATCACCCTTCAGATTGGTTGCTAGTGAGCTGGGATTTAGATGACTACGACAAACCTTCAATCAACCAGATACATCTGATCTACAGGGCAGATGTGTGCTGTAATGACCCTAAATTGTGTAAATGTGTCTGTGTTGATCTGAAGTAATTGTAATGCATGTAGCTTGTAGCTAAGCAAAGTTTGGTGGCTAGCAGATTTATTATAGGGTGGGTGATTATATAGCAACCACAAATTGTACTTTAAACTTTGGGTTTTATGCTTGGCTAACTGTGTTTGATATTTCACAGCTTATCCAGAGCTTTTTAATTGAGACTGTAAATGTGTGTCAGCTTAAATGTCCGCCTAAAATCCTGCTTGGATACATGGTATTTGCTTGTAAGAGCTCTGAACTGTGAGTTTGTCTAGATATTGAACTCCGTTCAAAGGTTTTTTGTTGAAGAGCACCACCTAAATAAACAACTGCCCCCATCCATTGGCCCATTTTGGGGATGATATAACAGGACGTACATGGGTCATCTCTGATTGTTCACAGATCCAGGCTCTGTGAGCTTCAGCTGATAACACCTcctttactgtaaaattaaaagCAGCTCCCTGATGAAATAGTTGGGGGTTGGGTGCTCAGAACATGTCAGGCTCTGTCTCGACTGCACTTTTTGACACCTGCACATCTCAGATTGGATGAATCAGCTGGGAGCATGTGGCCTGTGGTCGTGTTGCCGCATCCCCTGCCGTGCCCCTGGGCACCTGCCAGGCAGACGGGAGAATGCGTTTGCATCGCACTCCTGACACTCAAACTGCAGGGTGTGCACCGTAGGCCCTGACACCAGCTGTTTCAGAGAGCTATTTAAAAAGGTCATGCTTGAATGcatgatatttaaataaatggcTACAATGAGGCAATTACAGAGATCTATAGCTACAACGTTTGATGGATGTTCAGGTGAATTAGCAAGGGTAGGGCCTTTGTACACTTCTGTGATTGCCGTTCTTTTTGCAGCTGGCTCTAAATCATGTCATTTGTTGACGCTCTACTCAATATTACTTACTTAGCTTGTTGGGATATTCACGGTGTGCTGATTTTCATTCTGTGAGACTTTTAATCTTAGACTTTGTGATTATTGCTTCCACTGCTGTGTTGCACCAAACCACCactaattaaaatagaaatttcCGCCGTTATAATTTATTACTCTCATTAAGTCCCACTGCACAGTGTGTTCCATTAAACCTACATCTACACGTAAAATTGGATCTCTTTAATGACACCCTCAGAGGAGAAAATAGccaatgtttctttttttacacCATGTATTTTAAGAGGCAATTGATGTGAATCCGTTTTTGTTCCTGACGTGAATGTTTCCTTTGCAGTGTGATGAGGAGTAAGAGTCCAATGTTGCATTAGTCTCATTGTGACATGCTGGCCTGTCTGCCGGTATCAAACCCCTCCCTCCAGCTTCTCTCGCACACGCAGATGAACACTGGACTTCAGAAATGTAAGCTGCCATTAACTGAAATGAGCTTTGTTCTGATTAGACTGCATGTATGTTTGACCTAGTTTGTCCCTTTGTTAGTGAAACAGTTGCTCTGCCTCTTGACTTTGCTCCGTCAAAGCCCCGTTAAGCAGTCATATGCTATCATACGAGCGCCAAATTCCTTGCATTAACCTTCACGTTTGGCCTTCTCTTGCTCACAGGGGACACTACACAGAGGATGAGATCAGCACACTATCCTACCCCAGCGGAATTGGATGCCTATGCTAAGAAAGTTGCCAATAACCCACTGACTATAAAAATCTTCCCCAATAGTGTGAAAGTACCTCAGAGGAAGCATATTCGCCGCACCGTTAACGGTCTCGACACCTCCAGCCAGCGCTACAGCCCCTACCCACCTCAGGTCAACACCCGGACGGGCCTCTTGGCCATTGTCAAAGTCCCCGTCAAAGGGATCCTCAAGGACATTGAAGGCGGCCGAGCCCGTTTTCTCCCCAAGCTCATCATGAACCCGCACAGTGGGCTTTACGCCAGTCCCAGCACTTTAAATGTTCCTCACACTGTTCCACACGTTCAGACTCCTTTAGGCCAGAAGAGTCTCGCTCACTCTCAGGCCTTGCAGGCCCATTCACAATCTCTGCAGCAGAAGAGTAGTTTACAACCACAGCAGAGCCTGGCTCATCAGGAGGCTTTACATCAGAGCCAGGCTCACCAACCGCCAGTACCGCACCACGCCCTAAACCACCAACAGACTCTCATGCAGCAGCAGACACAGTTGCCCGGTCCGCAAGGACTACGGCATTTGCCTGATATGGCGCAGTCGGTGAACCTGCAGCACTCCCAGGGCTTCTCTCAATCCCAACCCATGCCACAGGCCTCTTGCGCTGGGCCACCGGCCCCGGGGGTCTTGCAGCCACCCCTGGCAGGCTTACAGATGGCACGCAAGCTTCCTGACGCCGACGCCCCTCCCAATGTGACTGTGTCTACCTCAACCATCCCGCTGTCCATGGCTGCCAGCCTGCACCAGAACCGGCCCAGTGACTTGAGCAGCATCGTCAATCAGATCAACCAGTTCTGCCAGGCTCGGGCTGGCATGGGCTCTACCTCCGTGTGTGAAGGACAGATCGCCAACCCCAGTCCCATCAGCCGCAACCAGCTCATCAACGCAAGCTCTCGGGTGTGCACCCATCCCGTTGTGGGTCCTCCGCCTTCTTGCGTCCTTGTTAACTCTGACAAATGTGGTCCTGCCCCTACTCTGCCACTGCCCGACATCGCTGCCATGAACAGGATGCCCCTTTATCACAATGACATGAAGCACCAGTCCCAGCCACAGTTACCCCAGCAACAACGTCAGCAGGGCCCTTGGGGCCAGCACCAGTTGGCACACCTTCAGCACCTTCCGGAGGGAGCGGCTCACCAGGGCAAGAATCTCCCTAGAGAGGGCCTAGTGGGACCGGGGTTCCTCACCAAGAGCATGGGCTACCCGCAGGAGGTGTGCATGGCTCAGCCCTTCAACTTGAAGCCCCCCACTGATAAACCAACTCCATCTCCTCCAGTCAACGGGATGCCAATGAGTTACAGCAACGGCCACTACATGCAGCCTCCCTGGAACAGCATCCTGCCCACACCAAACAGTGACAGCTCAGGGTCTCAAGACCTGGTGGGGCCGTTCCACGGAGGCCTCTCAGGGGCCTCCATAGACTGCACCCCTGGAGCACAGTACAGGACCGGGCCTTCCATTTCAAGCCAGACGAACCTGATGCAGACCATGGAGTACATGGGTGGCGACTTCCAGGCACCTTGCTTCCGAGCGCAGAATCCTGGCACAATGTCAAAGATGCACAGAGCCTCAGTCAGCAGGGCCACAGATTCAGGTGATAATAGAAATGTGCACATCCACCACCCAGGGTACAGATGAGCTGCAGCCAGTTCACTAGTCAGTGTTAGTCGGAGTGCAAGGAAAAAATTCCACCCCCTTCCCATTTTGTTTTCAGTCTTGCAAGTGATCTACTGAATGTTTCCTGTATGATTATTTACGTGGCTACCACAAATCTGAACCCCCATGTGCCACTTTggtttcttttattattattattatttttttttttttcattttagtagTTTTAGATTTCTTAAATAATTAGCCTTTGGGGGAAAAATGtaggcatttatttatttaaatttttttccttTCCAGAAAACAGCCATAACAGCTTCAGTTTATGACATCAGCACTGTTTTCCCCCATTCCTATCTGGTCTGTGTAATGTAAATGGAAAAATGTACCACACAACATGCATATATTAATTCGCTCATTCTTTTTGATTAGCAAATGTCCGTTATTTAAAAAGCTGAGAAGAAATTCTCAGCAAATGCCATTTGTATGTAGTTTAGGCctacttgagatttgaagtactAACTCAACTGAAAACATTTAAGGGGTGCCATGATACTGAAATATGTGGCTGTTCCATCTAAGCTAACAGCTTGTACAATGTATAGAggttgattttatttttgttcctcTCAATGTTTACATATTGTGCTTTTGTAACTAATCCTAAATCGATATGAAAGTGCAAACTGATACTGGGATATGCACATATGACAAGACTGTTTCTTTTTCAGACTGTTGAACATGAATCAGGTTAAAGTCTTAGATGGAAATGTTACACTAGGGCTGAGTCAAGCCACATTGTGTACAATGTTAATCCTTCCCTTGAAGTGTCAGCTAATGCGCGATCCTTTTTATcctctattttttttctgagtATCTTATTAGATTTCAGTTTAAATGGAGACTGCTGTAGACTGAAATTGCTTCGGGACTTGTGCTGTGCCCTAATTGCATAGCTTAGGGTTTTATTTTGTCTCTCAACTTAATTGTTACTACTTGAATTTCATTGGAAGGAGATGGTGACAGAAGGCTTCGACTCACTACAGGTCTTACAGCAGACCGACGTTTAAGCTTCCTTTGGGAAGAGTTTCATCACCCGCTTGTGTGTTAGTTCATCATTAAAGGAAAGACGTCCTTGACCGTAATTGGATGACGGAAGTGTGTTGATGTAAGCGCAATATAAATGAGCACCGCAGGCTAGCCTGAGGCTTCACTGCTGTGCTACTGTAACTGAGAGGTGTGATTAGCCGGTGTGAATGCTGTGTGTCGGGGCGGATTGGCTCCCTGCTTTTGCTCCATCATTAACACCATACCGCTCTTCCCTGGCGGGATCACTTCCATCTCCGTCACACGCTGTTGTGTCAGCTGAAGCCTGCCACTGCATTTTCCACCCACCTTAGGCAGTTGATGTGTCATGTCGGTCTTATCTGAAATAGCTGAAATGCACCGCCGGTGACAGTCTAGGACTATTTGATGGGAAACAACCCAAGTAAAAGACGCATTTTAAGTTTAGTTGTTCTGTGAATTTGATAATTGATCCATCCGATGCTCCGCGGTTTAACTCCCATGGAGagtttctctctttctcaggtCTACCTGTGCCTCTTCTCATATTCTCCCTTGACTTTTACGTCGAACAAGTCTCTCCAGCTTTATCAGGGCAGGCCATCTGGCAGTGGAGCATGGGTATTGTCAGACTTTGGTGTAAGGAGTGGAGCAACTGCAGATGAGTGGATGAGTGGATGGGTGGAGCCGTGACACCCAGTATCATAACCTCCCTGTTTGCCCCTCAAAAGCCTTAAATATTTGATCCTTGAACTGTCCTTGACAATAGGCATGGTGTAGAATATAAATTAATGATATTTAGCTAAATTTCTTTTTGTGAAACCATAAATCGGGGGAGCTAACTCCCGAAAggaagaggttttttttttgtttgtttttgtttttttgtatttagcAATGTATGTGTAGTATTGGGCTGTAACAGTTGTTGCATTCACACCATGTCATGTTATGTTTCCTAAACTAGCATCTTTATTTGCTCTGTTTAACATTGCAGCAAAACCTGTTTAAGTCCTAAATCTGTTTCCTGTCATGGGCGAACGCATACGTTGGAAACGCAAGCGCTACTAAATGCTTTGCGTCCAGGCTGATGTTTTTCAATAACGGCAGGCCTAGTTTAAGCTTTCACGTCGGAATACGTTGCCCATGAAGCTGCTATTTTATTCTGACCACAAAAAATGATTTCTTATAAATGTTGTGAGGATAGAGTTAAGATCTAATTTATATTATGCCTTTTTTTGCAATGCAATATTGTTAATAGGTTGAGTATCGGCAGACGTAATAAGTTATTCCATTTGCCTGTCGATCATGTCATATGTAAAGCTTGAACTTTTAGACTTCCTGTATTTCTTTCGATCCTCATTCCATGCCTTGTTACAGCTCAAGAGTACAATGTCAGGTTACTCTTTTAATAGTTACTATCTCTATGTGAAGTGCCTCCTCTGGGCTGATGTGGACTGTGTGTATGTGACCGTTGGGATGGAAAATGGACAGGCGCTAGTGCACATTCCATAGACGTAGTGCACTGCTCACGAACGGGGGACCGAGCTACTTTAAAAACTACTGAAATCGTtcagaaaaaatgaacattgtGTGCTGCTGCAGGTGCAAGATCTGTTCGGATGTGAATAGTTGCTGCTGAATCACTAGTTTAGGTGGCGAGAGCTACGCTGCTGAACTCCCTAGTGTCCTTGAAACATTCAAAGGAATGCTCTGGAAAGTTCTTTGTCTTTTGGAGCACATGCACTCCTGCCCCCATCACCACCCCTTCCCACCCCCCTTCCCAAAACAACACAATGGCAGTTTTGGACTACAGGAGTGTGTGTTAGGAGGAGTTGAGTGTGTCTCATCTTGTTCCACCAAAGAACAAAATGTCACTTGAATGGTAGCAGTGCGCACCTGTTTTGTGTAACCGAAAACTGTCATTCCAGATACACATTTTTTCAGGAACGTGTTGCACAAACATTCCCCTCTAACCAAAATAAAGTTTGACTTGCATTTGCAAAGTGTGTTGTGTGTCTTTTTTTTGTCTCCTATATTTCACTGATTCTTGCGTACTGGAATAAAACTGGTTACAAAACTTTTATTTGCCAAGTATTTATTTTGGAGTAATGTGACAATTATTTTCAGAAGTATTCATTTTGAGTGTAATCTGCTTTTTCACATTTCATAAAATGTGTTTTCCCCTCTTTTAATCAGTACAcgtacaaaatgtaaaatattgtatCTTCAGTGGGACTATTTAAACTGATTTATCTATTATTTTCTATGCATATTCTCAGAATATTTAGCAGGGTAGACAAAAGCATTTTTTGTCACAGTATTGAAAGCAGTACTCAATTTGTTTTGCTAGTGGACAATGTATTCAagcaatttcttaaaaatatcctAAATTATAAAACTTACCAGAGCCTATGGTAACTAGCATGTGGAAATATGGAAAGAGACTCTTCAGAATGAAGAGTTGCTTAAATCTTGCAAGATTTgcttaatgttttaataattatttaacaaCGTTGACAAGAATTATACAAAAGTAAGTTCCGGTCCTCGGATTTGATTGGTCAAGCGGCGTAAGTTCAACAGCACTGGGACTTTCACTGTATCACTCCACTTGTCTTTTCAGGTTCTGcgaattttgtatttttagtgaATTTTTCTGCAGGTCGCATCGACACAAAGTGGCAAGAACTGACTGTGTTTCTGAGTAAATCAAACAACTATTTAGTTCTACTACAAACGTGATTTGCTGAATcctaaatgattcattcaagacATCCTCTGTGTTGCTCAGGGATGTGCAATGGTTAATTTGGTTAGgatttgtttggaactattttcattggcGGAGGCAATAATAGACAAAGTAGCTGGCAATACTTACTATTTAGTCTGAttataaaagttattcagtaaaagcaatatcacacgcaATTGTGCTTTTGGTCTGAATGACAACAATGCTCTGATTACAGTACCTTCaacacagaaaaataaaagatgCACTTTCCTGTGtattgtgtaatattaataaggGG containing:
- the fam222bb gene encoding protein FAM222B, which gives rise to MLACLPVSNPSLQLLSHTQMNTGLQKWDTTQRMRSAHYPTPAELDAYAKKVANNPLTIKIFPNSVKVPQRKHIRRTVNGLDTSSQRYSPYPPQVNTRTGLLAIVKVPVKGILKDIEGGRARFLPKLIMNPHSGLYASPSTLNVPHTVPHVQTPLGQKSLAHSQALQAHSQSLQQKSSLQPQQSLAHQEALHQSQAHQPPVPHHALNHQQTLMQQQTQLPGPQGLRHLPDMAQSVNLQHSQGFSQSQPMPQASCAGPPAPGVLQPPLAGLQMARKLPDADAPPNVTVSTSTIPLSMAASLHQNRPSDLSSIVNQINQFCQARAGMGSTSVCEGQIANPSPISRNQLINASSRVCTHPVVGPPPSCVLVNSDKCGPAPTLPLPDIAAMNRMPLYHNDMKHQSQPQLPQQQRQQGPWGQHQLAHLQHLPEGAAHQGKNLPREGLVGPGFLTKSMGYPQEVCMAQPFNLKPPTDKPTPSPPVNGMPMSYSNGHYMQPPWNSILPTPNSDSSGSQDLVGPFHGGLSGASIDCTPGAQYRTGPSISSQTNLMQTMEYMGGDFQAPCFRAQNPGTMSKMHRASVSRATDSGDNRNVHIHHPGYR